From Salinirubrum litoreum, one genomic window encodes:
- a CDS encoding heavy metal translocating P-type ATPase produces MTTCTLCDLPTPDPPVTDDRDPADEDHVSGAFCCRGCLEVARTLDGNPADADPEAALDNDRSESVPDDAEQTFVHVDGMHCATCERFVESVARDDGSVYAAEASYATDLVRVSHAPDATDTDDLLDRLTGYGYTASEASGAREETDDGDEVVKFLIGGGLFGMMVMMWYAIFLYPTYFGFESFVNLAGLDGQYLLWNVWVFASIVLFYTGFPILRGAYVSLRAGQPNMDLLVALAATSAYVYSTLAIPLGRTHVYFDVTVAVVLVVTLGNYYETRIKRSAVGRLGELTAARVSEARVVTDDDHRTVSVEDLAPGDHVLVRPGERIPVDGEVVDGTAAVDESLVTGESLPRTRRRGDEVRGGTVVTDEPLVIAVGTDATSTLDRLVNHLWEIQSSRSGIQRLADRLATVFVPGVLVLGVAAFGWQVVTGAGLGSALLTGLTVLIVSCPCALGLATPLAVARGIAAAGGRGIVVSGDTVFEETPDVETVVFDKTGTLTDGEMAVTETAVADDASEAWDADDLLGLAGRVERYSRHPIADAVVAAADLDETPPTASDGTPAADGGQVTASDDAESSRRAGDGVTDVQTHDRGLTATVDGASVVVGHPALAVESGYDLPAAVEETIESARARGTVPVVIGRAGRVLGVVVAGDDPRESWDEVVTAVSADGARQVVVLTGDDERATARFREHPAVDRVFAGVPPAAKAETVDRLRNEGPVAMVGDGSNDAPALATADIGIAMASGTDLATDAADVVIVDRGLAAVPEVFTLAGSTHRRIRTNLGWAFLYNAVAIPLAVTGLLNPLFAAVAMGTSSLLVVANSSRSFGVEE; encoded by the coding sequence ATGACGACCTGCACACTCTGTGACCTGCCGACGCCCGACCCCCCGGTGACGGACGACCGCGACCCGGCCGACGAGGACCACGTCTCCGGGGCGTTCTGCTGTCGGGGCTGTCTCGAGGTCGCGCGGACGCTGGACGGGAATCCGGCCGACGCGGACCCGGAGGCGGCACTCGACAACGACCGGAGCGAGTCGGTCCCGGACGACGCCGAGCAGACGTTCGTCCACGTCGACGGGATGCACTGTGCGACCTGCGAGCGGTTCGTCGAGTCGGTCGCCCGCGACGACGGGTCGGTCTACGCCGCCGAGGCCTCGTACGCGACCGATCTCGTCCGCGTCAGCCACGCGCCGGACGCGACCGACACCGACGATCTGCTCGACCGCCTGACCGGCTACGGCTACACCGCCAGTGAGGCGTCGGGGGCGCGTGAGGAGACGGACGACGGCGACGAGGTCGTGAAGTTCCTGATCGGTGGCGGCCTGTTCGGGATGATGGTCATGATGTGGTACGCCATCTTCCTCTACCCGACGTACTTCGGCTTCGAGTCGTTCGTGAACCTCGCCGGCCTCGACGGGCAGTACCTGCTGTGGAACGTCTGGGTGTTCGCCTCTATCGTCCTCTTCTACACCGGCTTCCCGATCCTGCGGGGCGCGTACGTCAGCCTCCGGGCGGGCCAACCGAACATGGACCTACTCGTCGCGCTGGCCGCGACGAGTGCGTACGTCTACAGCACGCTCGCCATCCCCCTCGGCCGGACCCACGTCTACTTCGACGTCACCGTCGCGGTCGTGCTGGTGGTCACGCTCGGCAACTACTACGAGACGCGGATCAAGCGCAGCGCGGTCGGGCGACTCGGCGAGTTGACCGCCGCCCGCGTCTCGGAGGCGCGCGTCGTCACCGACGACGACCACCGGACGGTCTCCGTCGAGGACCTCGCCCCGGGCGACCACGTTCTCGTGCGGCCGGGCGAGCGCATCCCGGTCGACGGCGAGGTCGTCGACGGGACGGCGGCGGTCGACGAGTCGCTCGTCACGGGCGAGTCGCTCCCCCGGACGCGCCGCCGGGGCGACGAGGTGCGCGGGGGGACGGTCGTCACCGACGAACCCCTCGTGATCGCGGTCGGGACAGACGCGACCAGCACGCTCGACAGACTGGTGAACCACCTCTGGGAGATTCAGAGCAGTCGCTCGGGTATCCAGCGGCTGGCCGACAGACTGGCGACCGTGTTCGTGCCGGGCGTACTGGTACTCGGCGTCGCCGCGTTCGGCTGGCAGGTCGTCACGGGGGCCGGCCTCGGGTCGGCACTGCTGACCGGGTTGACGGTCCTGATCGTCTCCTGTCCGTGTGCGCTCGGGTTGGCGACGCCGCTGGCGGTCGCTCGCGGCATCGCGGCCGCCGGGGGTCGGGGCATCGTCGTCTCGGGTGACACCGTCTTCGAGGAGACACCGGACGTCGAGACGGTCGTCTTCGACAAGACCGGGACGCTGACCGACGGCGAGATGGCGGTCACCGAGACGGCCGTCGCCGACGACGCTTCCGAGGCGTGGGACGCAGACGACCTCCTCGGACTCGCCGGGCGCGTCGAGCGCTACTCGCGACACCCCATCGCCGACGCTGTCGTGGCCGCCGCAGATCTCGACGAGACGCCCCCGACTGCCAGCGACGGTACCCCGGCCGCAGACGGTGGGCAGGTGACGGCGAGCGACGACGCCGAGTCGTCACGGAGGGCCGGAGACGGTGTGACCGACGTCCAGACGCACGACCGCGGGCTGACAGCGACGGTCGACGGTGCGTCTGTCGTCGTCGGCCACCCCGCGCTCGCGGTCGAGTCGGGCTACGACCTCCCGGCGGCCGTCGAGGAGACGATCGAGTCGGCCCGTGCGAGGGGGACGGTTCCGGTCGTGATCGGGCGGGCCGGGCGTGTCCTCGGCGTGGTCGTCGCCGGCGACGACCCGCGTGAGTCGTGGGACGAGGTCGTCACGGCCGTCTCGGCAGACGGGGCGCGGCAGGTCGTGGTCCTGACCGGCGACGACGAGCGTGCGACCGCCCGGTTCCGCGAGCACCCCGCCGTGGATCGGGTGTTCGCCGGCGTACCGCCCGCGGCCAAAGCCGAGACGGTCGACCGCCTGCGGAACGAGGGGCCGGTCGCGATGGTCGGCGACGGGAGCAACGACGCGCCAGCACTGGCGACGGCCGACATCGGCATCGCGATGGCCTCCGGGACCGACCTCGCGACCGACGCCGCCGACGTGGTGATCGTCGACCGTGGACTGGCGGCCGTGCCGGAGGTGTTCACGCTCGCAGGGTCGACTCACCGGCGGATCCGGACGAACCTCGGGTGGGCGTTCCTCTACAACGCGGTCGCCATCCCGCTGGCGGTCACGGGCCTGCTCAATCCGCTGTTCGCCGCGGTGGCGATGGGGACGAGCAGTCTGCTCGTGGTCGCCAACTCCAGTCGGTCGTTCGGCGTAGAAGAGTGA
- a CDS encoding cytochrome c oxidase subunit II, with protein MHVHKYEKLWLVAALLLIVGFVATITYGAVGAGVAMVDDSGGTIDANSIGDDENFGDPGVVQTGEDEYAAYVVAQQFSFRPDPIRVPAGSEVTFYVTSPDVIHGFEIVGTNANTMVVPGQVSEITVRFDEQSEVKEYGILCNEYCGSAHHTMEGKVVVVPQSEWDGGDA; from the coding sequence ATGCACGTTCACAAGTACGAGAAACTCTGGTTGGTCGCGGCACTGTTGCTGATCGTCGGGTTCGTCGCCACGATCACCTACGGCGCGGTCGGTGCCGGGGTGGCGATGGTCGACGACAGCGGCGGAACGATCGACGCGAACTCGATCGGCGACGACGAGAACTTCGGCGATCCGGGAGTGGTCCAGACCGGCGAGGACGAGTACGCGGCCTACGTCGTCGCCCAGCAGTTCAGCTTCCGCCCCGACCCGATCCGGGTGCCCGCGGGTAGCGAAGTGACCTTCTACGTCACCTCGCCGGACGTGATCCACGGCTTCGAGATCGTCGGGACGAACGCCAACACGATGGTCGTCCCCGGACAGGTCTCGGAGATCACCGTTCGGTTCGACGAGCAGTCCGAAGTGAAAGAGTACGGCATCCTCTGTAACGAGTACTGCGGCTCCGCACACCACACGATGGAGGGCAAGGTCGTCGTCGTTCCCCAGTCGGAGTGGGACGGAGGTGACGCCTGA
- a CDS encoding cytochrome oxidase encodes MATSTDADGELAGDDEFDPIGTLVLIGIYFAILVAMWIFMYFVEFLGNDLTVIG; translated from the coding sequence ATGGCTACTAGTACTGACGCCGATGGAGAACTCGCGGGCGACGACGAGTTCGACCCCATCGGGACACTGGTGTTGATCGGCATCTACTTCGCCATCCTCGTGGCGATGTGGATCTTCATGTACTTCGTCGAGTTCCTCGGTAACGATCTGACGGTGATCGGCTGA
- a CDS encoding sulfite exporter TauE/SafE family protein produces MGLMQTATPGLSGASGTVLAGGTPVDLVAGNVDAVVFLLIGLLGGAHCLGMCGPLVTMYAGRLDATTPGRTDTLTAFHVRQHALFNLGRATSYAVLGAVVALIGGAVFTTADSLGVVADPVRGATGLAVGLVILTTGAYYLVGKSAALHRLTPDAASSLFGRVTGLLHDRVDRLVGTPGIAVLGGIHGLLPCPMTYPAYLYAFAVGDPVRAALLLGLLGIGTIPSLFLYGTLLDSLSPARRASLHRVLGVAFVALAYLPLSHGLMLFGIHVPHVHVPIYQPLG; encoded by the coding sequence ATGGGACTGATGCAGACGGCGACGCCGGGGCTCTCTGGCGCGTCGGGCACCGTCCTCGCGGGGGGGACGCCGGTCGACCTCGTCGCCGGCAACGTCGACGCGGTCGTCTTCCTCCTGATCGGACTGCTCGGCGGGGCACACTGCCTCGGGATGTGTGGCCCCCTCGTGACGATGTACGCCGGCCGACTCGACGCGACGACGCCGGGACGGACCGACACCCTGACCGCCTTTCACGTCCGCCAGCACGCGCTGTTCAACCTCGGCCGTGCGACGAGTTACGCGGTCCTCGGGGCGGTCGTCGCGCTGATCGGCGGGGCGGTGTTCACGACCGCCGACAGCCTCGGCGTCGTCGCCGACCCGGTACGCGGCGCGACCGGCCTCGCAGTGGGACTCGTCATCCTGACGACGGGCGCGTACTACCTCGTCGGCAAGTCGGCCGCGCTCCACCGACTGACCCCCGACGCCGCGTCGTCGCTGTTCGGACGCGTCACGGGGCTGCTCCACGACCGCGTGGACCGACTGGTCGGGACGCCCGGCATCGCCGTACTCGGTGGCATCCACGGCCTCTTGCCGTGTCCGATGACCTACCCGGCGTACCTGTACGCCTTCGCGGTCGGCGACCCGGTTCGGGCGGCGCTGCTGCTGGGACTGCTCGGAATCGGGACCATTCCGTCGCTGTTCCTCTACGGGACGCTACTCGACTCGCTGTCGCCGGCGCGGCGGGCGAGTCTCCACCGCGTGCTGGGTGTCGCGTTCGTCGCGCTTGCGTACCTGCCGCTCTCACACGGGCTGATGCTGTTCGGTATCCACGTCCCGCACGTCCACGTCCCGATCTACCAACCGCTCGGCTGA
- a CDS encoding DUF4397 domain-containing protein — MPDDAFVRIGHCSPDAPNVDVRLDGETVIEDVPFRTIGDYQQVPAGSHEVHVLPTGSEESVIETSIDVDAGEQYTALATGTVADENLKLTVLTDEVGEVPSGKAHVRFIHCSPDAPRVTVRVADDGPTLFENVRFRRGTDYTPVDAGTYDIEVLPSGSDEVALSLSGIEFEGATAYSAIAVGLVSEGTLGAELIEDSRMMLEADD; from the coding sequence ATGCCAGACGACGCATTCGTCCGTATCGGGCACTGCAGTCCCGACGCACCGAACGTCGACGTACGACTGGACGGGGAGACCGTGATCGAAGACGTTCCGTTCCGTACCATCGGCGACTACCAGCAGGTCCCTGCCGGCAGCCACGAGGTCCACGTGCTGCCGACCGGGAGCGAGGAGTCCGTCATCGAGACGTCGATCGACGTAGACGCCGGTGAGCAGTACACCGCGCTGGCGACCGGAACGGTCGCCGACGAGAACCTGAAGCTGACCGTGCTGACCGACGAGGTCGGCGAAGTGCCGTCCGGGAAGGCACACGTCCGGTTTATCCACTGCTCGCCGGACGCACCGCGAGTGACGGTTCGTGTCGCAGACGACGGCCCGACGCTGTTCGAGAACGTCCGCTTCCGCCGGGGGACCGACTACACGCCGGTCGATGCCGGGACGTACGACATCGAGGTGCTGCCGAGCGGGAGCGACGAGGTCGCGCTGTCGCTGTCCGGAATCGAGTTCGAGGGCGCGACGGCCTACTCCGCTATCGCGGTCGGCCTCGTGAGTGAGGGAACGCTCGGCGCGGAACTGATCGAAGATAGCCGGATGATGCTCGAAGCAGACGACTGA
- a CDS encoding DsrE family protein encodes MQTVFHVSSDDPADQRHALRNVVNLLADESVSGPDDDVVLVANGGAVRLFLSPTTPATATVADLRDAGVALYACGNSLRRLDASDADLLPGVERVPSGVGRLASLQQDGFGYLKVP; translated from the coding sequence ATGCAGACCGTCTTCCACGTCTCCAGCGACGATCCGGCCGACCAGCGCCACGCACTCAGGAACGTGGTGAACCTGCTCGCGGACGAGTCGGTGTCGGGACCGGACGACGACGTGGTGCTCGTCGCCAACGGCGGCGCAGTCCGGCTGTTTCTGTCGCCGACGACACCGGCGACAGCGACCGTCGCCGACCTGCGAGACGCGGGCGTCGCCCTGTACGCCTGCGGGAATTCGCTCCGCCGACTCGACGCGAGCGACGCCGACCTCCTCCCCGGCGTCGAACGTGTCCCCTCGGGCGTCGGGAGACTCGCCTCGCTCCAGCAGGACGGCTTCGGCTACCTGAAGGTCCCCTGA
- a CDS encoding SMP-30/gluconolactonase/LRE family protein, with product MYDTITRRSLLQTLGVTGLALAAGTATAKRPRRVGELRLVLDLDPAQGELPENVAIDRRGRKYVSLPPRGEIRRLSADDSTTETFAQFRTAGAFLTGVVGLEVAPEGTVYACFWGDESDETDTHGVWRVDRDGTRELFVELPIDTRPNDILLFGDGLLVTDMERGLVWYIEEGSHSVWVDDDLLSGTGLLAPYTIGANGITVLKDGTVVVGNFDNGRLVAIPVDPDGSPGTPYVYAEDGRLIGVDGLATDTQNTVYAAINGQNTLVRVFPDGEIETLASGDPLDSPADVTFGTARGHQQTVYVPNLAFSQTPDPSLVALDVGVPGLPIRR from the coding sequence ATGTACGACACTATCACACGTAGATCCCTACTGCAGACGCTCGGTGTCACCGGCCTCGCACTCGCGGCCGGGACAGCCACCGCCAAACGACCCCGCCGTGTCGGTGAGCTCCGACTGGTACTCGACTTGGACCCCGCACAGGGCGAACTCCCGGAGAACGTCGCGATCGACCGACGCGGCCGGAAGTACGTCAGTCTCCCGCCGCGTGGGGAGATCAGACGCCTCTCGGCGGACGACTCCACCACGGAGACGTTCGCACAGTTCCGGACTGCAGGTGCGTTCCTGACCGGCGTGGTCGGCCTCGAGGTCGCCCCCGAGGGAACGGTCTACGCCTGTTTCTGGGGCGACGAAAGCGACGAGACCGACACCCACGGTGTCTGGCGCGTCGACCGGGACGGCACTCGTGAACTGTTCGTCGAACTCCCGATCGATACGCGCCCGAACGACATCCTCCTGTTCGGCGACGGCCTCCTCGTCACCGACATGGAGAGGGGCCTCGTCTGGTACATCGAGGAGGGCTCGCACTCGGTCTGGGTCGACGACGACCTCCTCTCCGGAACCGGACTACTCGCCCCGTACACCATCGGCGCGAACGGGATCACGGTCCTGAAAGACGGCACCGTCGTCGTCGGGAACTTCGACAACGGAAGGCTGGTCGCCATCCCGGTCGACCCCGACGGCTCGCCCGGCACGCCCTACGTCTACGCCGAGGACGGTCGACTGATCGGCGTCGACGGCCTGGCGACGGACACGCAGAACACGGTCTACGCCGCGATCAACGGCCAGAACACGCTCGTCCGTGTCTTCCCCGACGGCGAGATCGAGACGCTGGCGAGCGGCGACCCACTCGACAGCCCCGCAGACGTGACCTTCGGCACCGCCCGCGGGCACCAACAGACCGTCTACGTCCCGAACCTCGCGTTCTCGCAGACTCCCGACCCGAGTCTGGTGGCACTCGACGTGGGCGTCCCCGGCCTGCCGATCCGCCGGTGA
- a CDS encoding APC family permease has translation MSDSLGLTEAVSIALGGMIGGGIYAVLGVVAGIATSAIWVAFLVAGVVATSAGYSFNVLNRLTDNRGGSVTFVQCYVGNSTLAGMVGWTLLFGYVGSMAMYAFAFGEFTAAFGVVPTSVAGVPVRPLISVVAVAGFVGLNLLGARTTGAAENVLVALKIGILVLFGILGAVYAVGFSGVPLEYGVDRLEGVGPVVAAAISFVAFQGWQLLYYDQESIEDPVETIRKAVYISIPVAVALYVLVGMVTVNLVPQALESHPHVALKDAASMMMEPYGLARVGAVVLALSALFSTGSAINATLFSSAHFAKGLLSEDLLPDQIGDASADGVPERTVLVLGAITAAFTWYGSLGAITSFASLAFILVFGSMSYLAFRRRDHDDVNGVVPAVGAVGAAAFFPLMLYNLYTREPNTFYTVLGVAVVVVAVELLYFERDTLEAEVTEFESDVRAAVEGD, from the coding sequence ATGAGTGACAGCCTCGGATTGACGGAAGCGGTCTCGATCGCACTCGGCGGCATGATCGGCGGCGGCATCTACGCCGTTCTCGGGGTCGTGGCGGGGATAGCGACGTCTGCCATCTGGGTCGCGTTTCTAGTCGCCGGTGTCGTCGCCACGAGTGCGGGCTACTCGTTCAACGTCCTCAACAGACTCACGGACAACCGAGGTGGCTCCGTGACGTTCGTCCAGTGTTACGTCGGGAACTCCACCCTGGCGGGGATGGTCGGCTGGACGTTGCTGTTCGGGTACGTCGGCTCGATGGCGATGTACGCGTTCGCCTTCGGTGAGTTCACGGCCGCGTTCGGGGTCGTGCCGACGAGCGTCGCCGGCGTTCCGGTCCGACCACTGATCTCCGTCGTGGCAGTAGCCGGCTTCGTCGGCCTGAACCTGCTCGGCGCACGAACTACCGGTGCCGCGGAGAACGTCCTCGTCGCCCTGAAGATCGGGATTCTCGTCCTGTTCGGGATCCTCGGGGCGGTGTACGCCGTGGGCTTCAGCGGAGTGCCGCTGGAGTACGGCGTCGACCGACTCGAAGGGGTCGGACCCGTCGTGGCGGCGGCCATCTCGTTCGTCGCCTTCCAGGGCTGGCAACTGCTGTACTACGACCAGGAGAGCATCGAGGACCCCGTCGAGACCATCCGAAAGGCGGTGTACATCTCGATCCCGGTCGCCGTCGCGCTCTACGTCCTCGTGGGGATGGTGACGGTGAACCTGGTGCCGCAGGCGCTCGAATCCCACCCGCACGTCGCGCTCAAGGACGCCGCCTCGATGATGATGGAGCCGTACGGACTGGCGCGCGTCGGGGCGGTCGTCCTCGCGCTGTCGGCACTGTTCTCCACGGGGAGTGCCATCAACGCCACCCTCTTCTCGTCTGCGCACTTCGCCAAGGGGTTGCTCAGTGAGGACCTCCTCCCCGACCAGATCGGGGACGCGTCCGCCGACGGTGTCCCGGAGCGTACCGTGCTCGTCCTCGGGGCGATCACCGCCGCGTTCACGTGGTACGGGAGCCTCGGAGCCATCACGTCGTTCGCCTCGCTGGCGTTCATCCTCGTCTTCGGGTCGATGAGCTACCTCGCGTTCCGTCGGCGCGACCACGACGACGTGAACGGCGTCGTCCCGGCAGTCGGGGCCGTCGGCGCCGCAGCGTTCTTCCCGCTGATGCTGTACAACCTCTACACCCGCGAGCCGAACACGTTCTACACGGTGCTCGGCGTCGCCGTGGTCGTAGTCGCGGTCGAACTCCTCTACTTCGAACGCGACACCTTGGAGGCAGAAGTCACGGAGTTCGAGTCGGACGTCCGGGCCGCCGTCGAGGGCGACTGA
- a CDS encoding DUF2309 domain-containing protein: MSNESTIHDSIDKAANTVGSVWPIHSFVTANPLSGFEDLPFGEAVTQAADLLGGRGYPSADAFRAALDDGQIDPERLAAELDARGFADDPETLLDRMDSEADASASDSSLPSPAADTAVESGTADTAGERTDRVLTKWLAAFLDEGRASWSMPNRDDGFYDAFRAVARYDGAVPDEGIVADLPATPTETIETVLADYPESQWVPIFEKQLAALPGWTGFLKHRADADGPWQSASPITLAGYLAVRLALLDAFGGDFTPTTGPDSTEDDPADDLAEAFLSAWEATYRADLVDRVAAESRSRADRESPGRPDAQLVFCIDTRSEIVRRHVETAGDYETFGYAGFFGVPMEWQGYDDAVPVAACPPILDPQHRISEVPTERDTQATHDRWAHLRETVHETVETLKTNPASAFGFVENAGTGYGVGLAARTLLPRRVRDLFDTADDAVPDSHEFCEQTVHHQHTYAGDLPVGLTHDQQVEYAATAFELMGWESFGRLVVFTGHASETTNNPFASSLDCGACAGNPGGPNARVLAAICADPDVQAALRDRGFDLPADTVFLAGQHNTTTDEIEIYGDVPESHAEDLTQLRRDLDTARERATAERAEAMGGDTTNGLSETGRRAGDWAETRPEWGLAGNAGFVVGPRDLTSDLDLDGRCFLHSYDWATDTEGDALETILTGPMIVTQWINSQYYFSTVDNAVYGSGSKVTQNPVGNVGVYQGNGGDLMAGLPLQSLMAADETPYHQPLRLSTVVHAPVDRVTAVLSAHENLVQLLDNDWLSLTVVDPTQDHRAFEYDEALAWTPVADSPEVTPQSPETANAPTVADD, translated from the coding sequence ATGAGTAACGAGTCCACCATCCACGACAGCATCGACAAAGCCGCGAACACGGTCGGTTCGGTCTGGCCGATCCACTCGTTCGTGACGGCCAACCCCCTCTCGGGGTTCGAGGATCTCCCGTTCGGCGAGGCGGTGACCCAGGCGGCCGACTTACTCGGCGGTCGCGGCTACCCGAGTGCCGACGCCTTCCGGGCCGCACTCGACGACGGCCAGATCGACCCCGAGCGACTCGCGGCCGAACTCGACGCCCGCGGCTTCGCGGACGACCCGGAGACGCTCCTCGACCGCATGGACTCCGAGGCCGACGCGTCGGCCTCGGACTCCAGTCTCCCGTCGCCAGCGGCCGACACCGCAGTCGAATCCGGCACGGCAGACACCGCCGGCGAGCGCACCGACCGCGTCCTGACGAAGTGGCTGGCCGCGTTCCTCGACGAGGGGCGTGCGTCGTGGTCGATGCCGAACCGCGACGACGGCTTCTACGACGCGTTCCGCGCGGTCGCCCGGTACGACGGTGCCGTCCCCGACGAGGGCATCGTCGCCGACCTGCCGGCGACGCCGACCGAGACCATCGAGACCGTGTTGGCCGACTACCCGGAGAGTCAGTGGGTCCCCATCTTCGAGAAACAACTGGCCGCGCTTCCCGGCTGGACCGGCTTCCTCAAACACCGTGCCGACGCCGACGGGCCGTGGCAGTCGGCCTCGCCGATCACGCTCGCGGGGTATCTCGCGGTTCGGTTGGCCCTGCTCGACGCCTTCGGTGGCGACTTCACGCCCACGACCGGCCCCGACAGTACCGAGGACGACCCGGCCGACGACCTCGCCGAGGCGTTCCTGAGCGCCTGGGAGGCGACGTACCGCGCCGACCTCGTCGACCGTGTCGCAGCCGAGAGTCGCTCGCGTGCCGACCGCGAGTCGCCGGGTCGCCCGGACGCACAACTCGTCTTCTGTATCGACACCCGCTCGGAGATCGTCCGCCGGCACGTCGAGACGGCGGGTGACTACGAGACCTTCGGCTACGCCGGCTTCTTCGGGGTCCCGATGGAGTGGCAGGGGTACGACGACGCCGTGCCGGTCGCCGCCTGCCCGCCGATCCTCGACCCACAGCACCGGATCAGCGAGGTGCCGACCGAGCGTGACACGCAGGCGACCCACGACCGGTGGGCGCACCTGCGCGAGACCGTCCACGAGACCGTGGAGACGCTGAAGACGAACCCGGCCAGCGCCTTCGGCTTCGTCGAGAACGCCGGCACCGGCTACGGCGTGGGACTCGCGGCCCGCACGCTCCTCCCGCGTCGCGTCCGCGACCTGTTCGACACCGCCGACGACGCGGTTCCGGACAGCCACGAGTTCTGCGAGCAGACCGTCCACCACCAGCACACCTACGCCGGCGACCTCCCGGTGGGACTGACACACGACCAGCAAGTCGAGTACGCGGCGACCGCCTTCGAGTTGATGGGCTGGGAGTCGTTCGGTCGCCTCGTCGTCTTCACCGGCCACGCCAGCGAGACGACGAACAACCCGTTCGCGTCGAGTCTGGACTGCGGTGCCTGCGCCGGCAACCCCGGCGGGCCGAACGCCCGCGTCCTCGCGGCGATCTGTGCCGATCCCGACGTGCAGGCCGCCCTCCGCGACCGTGGCTTCGACCTCCCCGCTGACACCGTCTTCCTCGCCGGGCAACACAACACGACGACCGACGAGATCGAGATCTACGGCGACGTGCCCGAGAGCCACGCCGAGGATCTCACACAACTCCGCCGTGACCTCGACACCGCCCGCGAACGTGCGACCGCCGAACGTGCCGAAGCGATGGGCGGAGACACGACGAACGGCCTCTCCGAGACGGGCCGCCGCGCCGGCGACTGGGCCGAGACGCGCCCCGAGTGGGGGCTGGCCGGCAACGCCGGGTTCGTCGTCGGCCCCCGCGACCTGACGAGCGATCTCGACCTCGACGGACGCTGCTTCCTCCACTCGTACGACTGGGCGACCGACACCGAGGGCGACGCGCTGGAGACCATCCTCACCGGCCCGATGATCGTCACGCAGTGGATCAACAGCCAGTACTACTTCTCGACGGTCGACAACGCGGTCTACGGCAGTGGCTCGAAGGTGACGCAGAACCCGGTCGGCAACGTCGGCGTCTACCAGGGCAACGGCGGCGACCTGATGGCCGGACTCCCCCTGCAGTCGCTCATGGCCGCCGACGAGACGCCGTACCACCAGCCACTCCGCCTCTCCACCGTGGTCCACGCGCCGGTCGACCGCGTGACGGCGGTGCTGTCCGCCCACGAGAACCTCGTCCAACTGCTGGACAACGACTGGCTCTCGCTGACGGTCGTCGACCCGACGCAGGACCACCGCGCGTTCGAGTACGACGAGGCGCTGGCGTGGACGCCGGTCGCGGACTCGCCCGAGGTGACGCCCCAGTCTCCCGAGACGGCGAACGCGCCCACGGTCGCCGACGACTGA